A genomic window from Elusimicrobiota bacterium includes:
- a CDS encoding tetratricopeptide repeat protein has translation MKTFPPDTLAETLGRHFFLGRSTAHLPGRHGIIHGKDYRAALRRFPAMPSPRKLAERGRLLRVLGEAERAAADLDAALEADPSLAAAHAWRWELKAAAGDKSAADIERAVELEPGSGWWRLWLSLARMTKGAFEAALDDAEAAAKRLPREALPLAVQGLILYKLKRRKDALAPLGAALRLDPELEWGWRLRGVCRFEEGDRKGCLADCMEAMRLDENCGLLFVMLGLHALKTDSRQSLDAATRHIDENPDDFWAYVFRADVRRGPEIGENLGALEDLRRAAELEPGRGFVWAYLSRCQITLGDFRSAAESLKKAVALEPKTGWIRAWHGEFLRRTGDAAGAAKALDLAVRLSPGYELAYAWRGSARRLLGKPKDAVADLDIAIALKPHTIDLCLFERMHAYRALGRTAEALEDIQRASALNPKYLWEAEPKSFARGLKELDAEIERAPANALAHLWRGDLMMRLRDFARAEKDLTRALALKPCPPEALILRGRTRGELGEWKAAFADFDAAIARDPESAFAYAWRGRARMLQGALPAAIADLERALELETNSAWILSWKGEAEYRLGRDAAAEASLSKAIEVHVKFADAFLWRGAARLRRGDREGAMSDLDQALALQPGNGLALYYRGKLYLANGRACEGRADLALAAGNPGLLSPAELKEIKAILRKPAPAAADADDDDDDALVAKARALQKEGRHEEAAGLYAGLLAKREDAELYGLRAEAYRCMGRYDLALADQSAIVKLQPGSADALSGRVEFKRHLWDFEGGLEDAEAAIELDPKSASAWVQKSECQRSLGRYDEAIASATKAVDRDPSWPWARIVRAKARRQKGDLEGALADTREAEKGGTEAYARGWRAEILRKAGRLEESLADVLVAVSLQPTNAWFLALRGQIRMELGEKEKGLADLLEAMRLDPRCSCDYDFLGAQGPLVLRDEKLAWVHAWRGGVHRAAGRAEQARAALDHAVRLAPDCFWIVAWHGELLIAQGDAAAGLAELKRALKLYARYAQAWVWAGQALLNEGKAAEALKAFASAAAVEPNNVWSLIGQAVCLERIGKAEEAAALYSRAQALAPALFSGAK, from the coding sequence ATGAAGACCTTCCCTCCCGACACCCTCGCGGAAACCCTCGGCCGTCACTTCTTCCTCGGCCGTTCCACCGCGCATCTTCCCGGCCGCCACGGCATCATCCATGGGAAGGATTACCGCGCGGCGCTGCGCCGTTTCCCCGCGATGCCCTCCCCCCGCAAGCTCGCCGAGCGCGGCCGTCTGCTGCGCGTCCTCGGAGAGGCGGAGCGCGCCGCGGCCGACCTCGACGCGGCGCTCGAGGCCGACCCGTCCCTCGCCGCCGCCCACGCCTGGCGCTGGGAGCTGAAGGCCGCGGCGGGAGACAAGTCCGCCGCGGACATCGAGCGGGCCGTCGAGCTCGAGCCGGGCAGCGGCTGGTGGCGGCTGTGGCTGTCCTTGGCCAGGATGACGAAGGGCGCCTTCGAGGCCGCGCTGGACGACGCCGAGGCCGCCGCGAAGCGGCTTCCGCGCGAGGCCCTGCCGCTCGCCGTCCAAGGGCTGATCCTCTACAAGCTCAAGCGCCGAAAAGACGCGCTCGCGCCGCTCGGCGCGGCCCTGCGCCTCGACCCGGAGCTGGAGTGGGGCTGGCGTCTGCGCGGCGTCTGCCGGTTCGAAGAAGGCGACCGGAAGGGCTGCCTCGCCGACTGCATGGAGGCGATGCGTCTCGACGAGAACTGCGGCCTGCTCTTCGTGATGCTGGGCCTGCACGCCCTCAAGACCGACTCGCGCCAGAGCCTGGACGCCGCGACGCGCCACATCGACGAGAACCCGGACGACTTCTGGGCCTACGTCTTCCGCGCCGACGTGCGCCGCGGACCCGAGATCGGCGAGAACCTCGGCGCGCTCGAGGACCTGCGCCGCGCCGCCGAGCTCGAGCCCGGGCGCGGCTTCGTGTGGGCCTACCTGTCGCGCTGCCAGATCACCTTGGGCGATTTCCGCTCGGCCGCCGAGTCGCTGAAGAAGGCCGTCGCCCTCGAGCCCAAGACCGGCTGGATCCGCGCCTGGCACGGGGAGTTCCTGCGCCGCACCGGCGACGCCGCGGGCGCCGCCAAGGCGCTCGACCTGGCCGTGCGCCTGTCCCCCGGCTACGAGCTGGCCTACGCGTGGCGCGGCAGCGCCCGCCGCCTGCTGGGCAAGCCCAAGGACGCCGTCGCGGACCTCGACATCGCCATCGCGCTCAAGCCGCACACGATCGACCTGTGCCTGTTCGAGCGCATGCACGCCTACCGCGCGCTCGGCCGCACCGCCGAGGCCCTCGAGGACATCCAGCGCGCGAGCGCGCTGAACCCGAAGTACCTCTGGGAGGCCGAGCCGAAGAGCTTCGCCCGCGGCCTCAAGGAGCTCGACGCCGAGATCGAGAGAGCGCCCGCCAACGCGCTGGCGCACCTGTGGCGCGGCGACCTCATGATGCGCCTGCGCGACTTCGCCCGCGCCGAGAAGGACCTGACCCGCGCGCTCGCGCTGAAGCCTTGTCCGCCCGAGGCCCTGATCCTGCGCGGACGCACGCGCGGCGAGCTCGGCGAATGGAAGGCCGCCTTCGCCGACTTCGACGCGGCCATCGCGCGCGACCCGGAGTCGGCGTTCGCCTACGCCTGGCGCGGCCGCGCGCGCATGCTGCAGGGCGCCTTGCCCGCCGCGATCGCCGATCTCGAGCGCGCGCTCGAGCTCGAGACCAACTCCGCCTGGATCCTGAGCTGGAAGGGCGAGGCCGAGTACCGCCTCGGCCGCGACGCCGCGGCCGAGGCGTCCTTGTCGAAGGCCATCGAGGTCCACGTGAAGTTCGCCGACGCCTTCCTGTGGCGAGGGGCCGCGCGCCTGCGCCGCGGCGACCGCGAAGGCGCGATGTCCGACCTGGACCAGGCGCTGGCGCTCCAGCCCGGCAACGGCCTCGCGCTGTACTACCGCGGCAAGCTGTATCTCGCGAACGGCCGCGCCTGCGAAGGCCGCGCCGACCTCGCCTTGGCCGCCGGGAACCCCGGGCTCCTCTCCCCCGCCGAGCTCAAGGAGATCAAGGCGATCCTGCGCAAGCCCGCGCCCGCCGCCGCCGACGCCGACGACGACGACGACGACGCTCTCGTCGCGAAGGCCCGGGCGCTTCAAAAAGAAGGCCGCCACGAGGAGGCCGCCGGTCTCTATGCCGGACTGCTCGCCAAACGCGAGGACGCCGAGCTGTACGGCCTGCGCGCCGAGGCCTACCGCTGCATGGGCCGCTACGACCTCGCCCTCGCCGACCAGAGCGCGATCGTGAAGCTGCAGCCGGGCTCGGCCGACGCCCTATCGGGCCGCGTCGAGTTCAAGCGCCACCTGTGGGACTTCGAGGGAGGACTCGAGGACGCGGAGGCCGCGATCGAGCTCGACCCGAAGTCGGCCTCCGCCTGGGTCCAGAAAAGCGAGTGCCAGCGCAGCCTCGGGCGCTACGACGAGGCGATCGCCAGCGCGACGAAGGCCGTCGACCGCGACCCGTCCTGGCCGTGGGCGCGCATCGTGCGCGCGAAGGCGCGGCGCCAGAAGGGCGATCTCGAGGGCGCGCTCGCCGACACGCGCGAGGCGGAGAAAGGCGGCACCGAAGCCTACGCCCGCGGCTGGCGCGCCGAGATCCTGCGCAAGGCCGGACGGCTCGAGGAAAGCCTCGCGGACGTCCTCGTCGCCGTCTCGCTGCAGCCGACGAACGCCTGGTTCCTGGCCCTGCGCGGTCAGATCCGGATGGAGCTCGGCGAGAAGGAGAAGGGCCTCGCCGACCTGCTCGAGGCGATGCGCCTCGATCCGCGCTGCTCCTGCGACTACGATTTCCTGGGCGCGCAGGGCCCGCTCGTGCTCCGCGACGAGAAGCTCGCGTGGGTGCACGCGTGGCGCGGCGGCGTGCACCGCGCCGCGGGCCGCGCGGAGCAAGCGCGAGCCGCCCTCGATCATGCGGTCCGGCTCGCCCCGGACTGCTTCTGGATCGTCGCCTGGCACGGCGAGCTGCTGATCGCGCAGGGCGACGCGGCGGCCGGCCTCGCGGAGCTGAAGCGGGCGCTGAAGCTCTATGCGCGCTACGCCCAGGCCTGGGTCTGGGCCGGACAGGCCCTTCTCAACGAGGGGAAGGCGGCCGAGGCCCTGAAGGCCTTCGCCTCCGCCGCCGCCGTCGAGCCGAACAACGTCTGGAGCCTCATCGGGCAGGCGGTCTGCCTCGAAAGGATCGGGAAGGCGGAAGAGGCCGCCGCCCTTTATTCGCGCGCCCAGGCCCTCGCGCCCGCGTTATTTTCCGGAGCGAAGTAG
- a CDS encoding 7-cyano-7-deazaguanine synthase produces the protein MGALRGMRRKVCILASGGFDSGVLLADYLERGYEVHPFYVSSGFFWEKAELHWLRRFLKALKSPRLKPLTVAETPMGWIMGGHWSLTGKGVPSSRAAWDSVYLPGRNLLLLSQAGVYAATRGLPLVVLGVLRGNPFADSKPRFLMDMESAINDALRSRLKVEAPYTKLHKDGVARLAERLGKRFPLELTFSCLRPRGVDPCGKCSKCAERRAGLR, from the coding sequence ATGGGCGCACTGCGCGGGATGAGGAGGAAGGTCTGCATCCTGGCCAGCGGCGGCTTCGACAGCGGCGTGCTCCTGGCCGACTACCTCGAGCGGGGCTACGAGGTCCATCCGTTCTACGTCAGCTCCGGCTTCTTTTGGGAGAAGGCCGAGCTGCACTGGCTCCGGCGCTTCCTGAAGGCGCTGAAAAGCCCGCGCCTGAAGCCGCTGACCGTCGCCGAGACCCCGATGGGCTGGATCATGGGCGGACATTGGAGCCTGACGGGCAAGGGCGTGCCCTCGTCGCGCGCGGCCTGGGACTCGGTGTACCTCCCGGGGCGCAACCTCCTCCTGCTGAGCCAGGCCGGGGTCTACGCCGCCACGCGCGGCCTGCCGCTCGTCGTCCTCGGCGTCCTGCGGGGCAACCCCTTCGCCGACTCGAAGCCGCGCTTCCTCATGGACATGGAGTCGGCGATCAACGACGCCCTGCGCTCGCGCCTCAAGGTCGAGGCCCCCTACACCAAGCTCCACAAGGACGGCGTGGCGCGCCTGGCCGAGCGCTTGGGGAAGCGCTTCCCGCTCGAGCTGACCTTCTCCTGCCTGCGTCCGCGCGGCGTGGACCCGTGCGGCAAATGCAGCAAGTGCGCCGAGCGCCGCGCCGGACTCCGCTGA
- a CDS encoding ACP S-malonyltransferase, with protein MNETVCALFAGQSVQESGMGVGLLKNAAARAVIERLKPSLGADLETLLTTMPEEPLALTFNAQRAIHASHVAHWLAYEAARPGLVLDGAIGHSMGVVAALVAAGALSVEESGRFIAARAKAFSDCCKGFSEPMGLAAASADDFQDVADSVSEVPGVSVALWNTVTKGTLGGTTAALEAYAEKARAEDWPVKVKVLKVEGPYHTAAFAPAKAELAAALASIDLKAPKVPVFMGTSGKAETDPARIKELLAEQTVACERHLEAVRAAHAAGCRTFVEVSFKPQPVTWLNDQLEAGSYKALAVPTAEIAA; from the coding sequence ATGAACGAGACCGTTTGCGCGCTGTTCGCCGGGCAGTCGGTGCAGGAGTCGGGCATGGGCGTCGGGCTCCTCAAGAACGCCGCCGCCCGCGCCGTGATCGAGCGGCTCAAGCCCTCCCTCGGAGCGGACCTCGAGACTTTGCTGACCACGATGCCCGAGGAGCCGCTCGCGCTGACCTTCAACGCCCAGCGCGCCATCCACGCCTCCCACGTCGCCCACTGGCTCGCCTACGAGGCCGCGCGCCCCGGCCTCGTGCTCGACGGCGCGATCGGGCACTCGATGGGCGTCGTCGCCGCCCTGGTAGCGGCCGGCGCGCTCAGCGTCGAGGAGAGCGGCCGCTTCATCGCCGCTCGCGCGAAGGCCTTCTCCGACTGCTGCAAGGGCTTCTCCGAGCCGATGGGCCTGGCCGCGGCGTCCGCCGACGACTTCCAGGACGTCGCCGACTCGGTCTCCGAGGTCCCCGGCGTCTCCGTCGCCCTGTGGAACACCGTGACGAAGGGAACGCTCGGCGGGACCACCGCCGCGCTCGAGGCCTACGCCGAGAAGGCGCGCGCCGAGGACTGGCCGGTCAAGGTCAAGGTGCTCAAGGTCGAGGGGCCGTACCACACCGCCGCCTTCGCCCCCGCCAAGGCGGAGCTCGCCGCGGCGCTCGCGTCCATCGACCTCAAGGCGCCGAAGGTCCCCGTGTTCATGGGCACCTCCGGCAAGGCGGAGACCGACCCGGCGCGGATCAAGGAGCTCCTCGCCGAGCAGACCGTCGCCTGCGAGCGCCATCTCGAGGCGGTGCGCGCGGCGCACGCCGCCGGCTGCAGGACCTTCGTCGAGGTCTCCTTCAAGCCCCAGCCGGTGACCTGGCTCAACGATCAGCTCGAGGCCGGCTCCTACAAGGCCCTCGCCGTCCCCACCGCCGAGATCGCCGCCTGA
- a CDS encoding 4'-phosphopantetheinyl transferase superfamily protein: protein MPLEAEEVKALRLQWALSRALVVPVSLVVAAVARLHFRYRLDPDIDRIRAEIWAKLDAHDGPVIWAANHLTLIDSFLVYWAVFPTSRLIEDRRIPWSTPEYTNYYKLGGPVQSAFIRGLLYLCRCIPFLRGGEDAASETWRQKAFDKCVWVLKQGGAVFVYPEAGRSRSGWLEPKRPKDFLGKLALEVPASKFLCVYLRSDRQIATTAAPPRGDRLRVVADLIDGVLPGETNARDISRRLFDRLAEMQQEWWKGSDMARNCAGNDVVDLKGPLLRENFSDDLMEADQEWLERHLTKKELAALAALGPESLFRGFWRYFCAKEACHKALGRAVIVVPNGAFHEIEVDLFRRKATHIPSGLQLDIRFTDDDEDKLHCVAVLRGGFVGDDDSEGDVLWAVGEVPPGTSPGAFVRDLALDMIAASNDEIGTSSRLALTEDSGLPGVLWKGAPQDWSLSLSHSGRYAAASFMIS from the coding sequence ATGCCCCTGGAGGCGGAGGAAGTCAAAGCCCTCCGCCTCCAGTGGGCGCTCAGCCGCGCGCTCGTGGTGCCCGTGTCGCTCGTGGTCGCCGCGGTCGCGCGGCTTCATTTCCGCTATCGCCTCGACCCGGACATCGACCGCATCCGCGCCGAGATATGGGCCAAGCTCGACGCGCACGACGGCCCGGTCATCTGGGCCGCCAACCACCTGACGCTCATCGACAGCTTCCTCGTCTACTGGGCGGTGTTCCCGACGAGCCGCCTCATCGAGGACCGGCGCATCCCCTGGTCCACCCCCGAGTACACCAACTACTACAAGCTCGGCGGCCCGGTGCAGAGCGCGTTCATCCGCGGCCTTCTTTATCTGTGCCGCTGCATCCCGTTTCTCCGCGGCGGCGAGGACGCGGCGTCGGAGACCTGGCGTCAGAAGGCCTTCGATAAGTGCGTCTGGGTCCTCAAGCAGGGCGGCGCCGTGTTCGTCTACCCGGAGGCCGGGCGCTCCCGCTCCGGCTGGCTCGAGCCGAAGCGGCCGAAGGACTTCCTCGGCAAGCTCGCCCTCGAGGTCCCCGCCTCCAAGTTCCTGTGCGTGTACCTGCGCTCCGACCGCCAGATCGCGACGACCGCCGCCCCGCCGCGCGGCGACCGGCTACGGGTCGTGGCCGACCTCATCGACGGCGTGCTCCCGGGCGAGACCAACGCGCGCGACATCAGCCGGCGGCTGTTCGACCGCCTGGCCGAGATGCAGCAGGAGTGGTGGAAGGGCTCGGACATGGCCCGCAACTGCGCGGGCAACGACGTGGTCGACCTCAAAGGTCCCCTGCTGAGGGAGAACTTCTCGGACGATCTCATGGAAGCGGATCAGGAGTGGCTGGAGCGGCACCTCACGAAGAAGGAGCTCGCCGCCCTGGCCGCGCTCGGGCCCGAGAGCCTGTTCCGAGGCTTCTGGCGCTACTTCTGCGCCAAGGAGGCGTGCCACAAGGCCCTGGGCCGCGCCGTGATCGTGGTCCCCAACGGCGCGTTCCACGAGATCGAGGTGGACCTGTTCCGCCGCAAGGCGACCCACATCCCGAGCGGCCTCCAGCTCGACATCCGCTTCACCGACGACGACGAGGACAAGCTGCACTGCGTCGCGGTCCTGCGCGGCGGCTTCGTCGGCGACGACGACTCCGAGGGCGACGTCCTGTGGGCGGTCGGCGAGGTCCCCCCGGGGACTTCCCCCGGCGCCTTCGTCCGCGACCTCGCGCTCGACATGATCGCCGCTTCCAACGACGAGATCGGGACCTCCTCGCGCCTGGCGCTCACCGAGGACTCGGGCCTGCCCGGAGTGCTGTGGAAAGGCGCTCCGCAGGACTGGAGCCTCTCGCTGTCCCACTCCGGCCGCTACGCGGCCGCGAGCTTCATGATCTCCTAG
- a CDS encoding beta-ketoacyl-[acyl-carrier-protein] synthase family protein: MSRFPKRVVITGIGAVAPNGLGVADYSAALAAGKSGIAHHEELKALNFACQIGGKPPVGPDEAEALISGPDLAKLNEAMVYATMAAVEAARMSGVLVDLKKGYNETHVDWDTGAIIGCGIGGMDTMFDELAPVMTAAAEQDPGMGCRPMGTDIVPKIMESSVSVAVGKFLGLGGQTTTNSSACNTGTEAIFEAFKHIQMGYAESMYAGGAEGTHAGTWSGFDAMRDVLCSKFNDRPEKGSQPMGAGACGFVPSGGAGVLRLETLEHAQKRGAKILCEVVAAYANSGGQRDGGTMTFPNPDGVMRCIRQVLKDSGVDPKRISLINGHLTSTGADPREVGSWIKALELPLDKFPLIQSTKSMIGHSLGAAGALECVAVVDQIVKGYVHPSINSEDVHPQIPIGNSIPHAMVKKELEYVIKASFGFGDVNGCVLFKRWDGK, translated from the coding sequence ATGAGCCGATTTCCCAAGCGCGTCGTCATCACCGGCATCGGGGCGGTCGCCCCGAACGGCCTCGGCGTCGCCGACTACTCCGCGGCGCTGGCCGCGGGCAAGTCCGGCATCGCCCACCACGAGGAGCTCAAGGCTCTCAACTTCGCCTGCCAGATCGGCGGCAAGCCCCCCGTCGGTCCCGACGAGGCCGAGGCGCTGATCTCCGGCCCCGACCTCGCCAAGCTCAACGAGGCGATGGTGTACGCGACGATGGCCGCCGTGGAAGCCGCCCGGATGTCAGGGGTCCTCGTGGATCTCAAGAAGGGCTACAACGAGACCCACGTCGACTGGGACACCGGCGCCATCATCGGCTGCGGCATCGGCGGCATGGACACCATGTTCGACGAGCTGGCGCCGGTGATGACCGCGGCGGCCGAGCAGGACCCGGGCATGGGCTGCCGCCCGATGGGCACCGACATCGTCCCCAAGATCATGGAGAGCTCGGTGTCCGTGGCGGTCGGCAAATTCCTGGGGCTCGGCGGCCAGACCACGACGAACTCCTCCGCGTGCAACACGGGCACGGAGGCGATCTTCGAGGCCTTCAAGCACATCCAGATGGGCTACGCCGAGTCCATGTACGCCGGCGGCGCCGAGGGCACGCACGCGGGCACCTGGTCGGGCTTCGACGCCATGCGCGACGTCCTGTGCTCCAAGTTCAACGACCGCCCCGAGAAGGGCTCCCAGCCGATGGGCGCGGGCGCCTGCGGCTTCGTGCCGTCGGGCGGCGCGGGCGTTTTGCGCCTGGAAACTCTGGAACATGCCCAGAAGCGCGGCGCAAAAATCCTTTGTGAAGTCGTCGCGGCCTACGCCAACTCCGGCGGCCAGCGCGACGGCGGCACGATGACCTTCCCCAACCCGGACGGCGTCATGCGCTGCATCCGGCAGGTGCTCAAGGACAGCGGCGTCGACCCCAAGCGCATCTCGCTCATCAACGGCCACCTCACTTCGACGGGAGCCGATCCCCGGGAAGTGGGAAGCTGGATCAAGGCCCTGGAGCTCCCGCTCGACAAGTTCCCCCTCATCCAGTCCACGAAGTCCATGATCGGACATTCGCTCGGAGCGGCCGGCGCCCTCGAATGCGTGGCCGTCGTGGACCAGATCGTGAAAGGCTACGTGCACCCCTCCATCAACAGCGAGGACGTGCATCCCCAGATCCCGATCGGGAACAGCATCCCGCACGCGATGGTCAAGAAGGAGCTGGAGTACGTCATCAAGGCCTCGTTCGGCTTCGGCGACGTCAACGGCTGTGTTTTGTTCAAACGCTGGGACGGAAAATAA
- a CDS encoding SDR family oxidoreductase — MDIAVVTGASGGIGAAIAKLIAVKAEGQLQVCIHYNGNKGAAEALVNEIPDSFAVQANLSTAEGRKTLLDAVLAKGTPFCLINNAGIDKPHEPALMVSEEGFDKLINTNLKAPLFLMRDFAKEMARNESGVIVNISSVLARKAVVGSAVYRATKAALEALTLQFASELGPKGIRVVAIAPGFIETAMTAEIPEEQRSGIKKDVALGAFGGPEAIAETVWHAIENQYLTGAVIAVDGGMAL, encoded by the coding sequence ATGGATATCGCCGTCGTGACGGGTGCGTCCGGTGGGATCGGCGCCGCTATCGCCAAATTGATCGCCGTAAAAGCCGAAGGCCAGCTCCAGGTCTGTATACACTACAACGGCAATAAGGGGGCCGCGGAGGCGCTCGTCAACGAGATCCCCGATTCGTTCGCCGTTCAAGCGAATCTGTCGACGGCCGAAGGCCGAAAAACTCTGTTGGATGCCGTGCTTGCCAAGGGAACCCCCTTCTGTCTGATCAACAACGCCGGCATCGACAAGCCCCACGAGCCGGCCCTCATGGTCTCGGAGGAAGGCTTCGACAAGCTGATCAACACCAACCTGAAAGCGCCGTTATTCCTCATGCGCGACTTCGCCAAAGAGATGGCCCGCAACGAGTCCGGCGTGATCGTCAACATATCCTCGGTGCTCGCCCGCAAGGCCGTCGTCGGCTCCGCCGTGTACCGCGCCACGAAGGCCGCTCTCGAAGCGCTCACCCTGCAGTTCGCCTCGGAGCTGGGCCCGAAGGGGATCCGCGTCGTCGCGATCGCCCCCGGCTTCATCGAGACCGCGATGACCGCCGAGATCCCCGAGGAGCAGCGTTCCGGAATCAAGAAGGACGTGGCCCTCGGCGCCTTCGGCGGGCCCGAGGCGATCGCCGAGACCGTCTGGCACGCGATCGAGAACCAGTACCTGACCGGCGCCGTCATCGCCGTCGACGGGGGCATGGCGCTCTGA
- a CDS encoding SDR family oxidoreductase — translation MDQKNTLDFHGSGLWAVVLGGSSGFGLATSKRLARAGFNLLIGHKDKEGTVETVIKPHFDEIRAAGVKLVTHNVNLFDEDGRGELFESIQTNCGPGKVHLFMQSIAAGSCRLMIEDKTPDFRGMAIKGLADALGISAEKVKAAVNTAFHEKGCDALHTLADSRIPYREELLTQDDLMKTIFMMGYDYLLWGRELCKEGLLSKDARLVAMTSEGNEVAWKGYAAVSAAKTALEASCRAMAVELAPYGVSSYIVQAGITDTPAGNAIPNFDLMKAQARLRNPFHRLTTPEDVAETILGLCTPTLRWANGSIIRTDGGEAISGL, via the coding sequence ATGGATCAGAAAAACACTCTCGATTTCCACGGTTCCGGCCTCTGGGCCGTCGTCCTCGGCGGCTCCTCCGGCTTCGGCCTGGCGACGTCTAAAAGACTGGCACGCGCCGGCTTCAACCTCCTCATCGGCCACAAGGACAAGGAAGGCACCGTCGAGACGGTGATCAAGCCCCATTTCGACGAGATCCGAGCCGCGGGCGTCAAGCTCGTCACCCACAACGTCAACCTCTTCGACGAGGACGGAAGAGGCGAGCTCTTCGAGAGCATCCAAACCAACTGCGGCCCCGGCAAGGTCCACCTGTTCATGCAGTCCATCGCGGCCGGCTCCTGCCGCCTGATGATCGAGGACAAGACCCCCGACTTCCGCGGGATGGCCATCAAGGGACTTGCCGACGCCCTCGGCATCTCCGCCGAGAAGGTCAAGGCCGCCGTCAACACCGCCTTCCACGAGAAGGGCTGCGACGCCCTGCATACCCTCGCCGATTCCCGGATCCCGTACCGCGAGGAGCTCCTGACCCAGGACGACCTCATGAAGACGATCTTCATGATGGGTTACGATTATCTGCTGTGGGGCCGCGAGCTCTGCAAGGAAGGGCTGCTCAGCAAGGACGCCCGCCTCGTGGCCATGACCTCCGAAGGCAACGAGGTCGCCTGGAAGGGCTACGCCGCCGTCTCCGCCGCGAAGACCGCCCTCGAGGCCTCCTGCCGCGCGATGGCCGTCGAGCTCGCGCCTTACGGGGTTTCCTCATATATCGTCCAGGCCGGCATCACCGACACGCCCGCCGGCAACGCGATCCCGAACTTCGACCTGATGAAGGCGCAGGCCCGCCTGCGCAACCCGTTCCACCGGCTCACCACGCCGGAGGACGTCGCCGAGACCATCCTCGGCCTCTGCACGCCCACCTTGCGGTGGGCGAACGGCTCGATAATCCGCACCGACGGCGGAGAGGCCATCTCCGGCCTGTGA
- a CDS encoding TolC family protein, whose translation MFQIIAAVLLAALAVPSRAQPPDALTLPAVLETARRDAPSVRAAAMHRDAERALVKSEASPDKPMLELERARGPVGGSPLSGPEKTWSVSQQIPFPTALYYRGRAAAREADAAEAQARFAIVAASARAREAYADLYEAERSLALLDEIVDLLRRFSRVAEAKYAAGKGTQSDAMKAQLELTRMLNEKALAEAAVEGAKGSLNSAMGRDEDSPLPPLAPPASALPSASGAELRAIALAENPALAAAVRESEKARAELGMKRSEWLPDLSLRYRRRTENGIRSHDASLGLSVPLWFWKQAGAATHAGYEARYADALREGERLEVLAALRAAHASVRTQARLRDAYRTTVIPQAEAALRSAESAYQADRAGFLDLLDAGRSLITARLESARHEADFERAMAALSRAVGRETVP comes from the coding sequence GTGTTCCAGATCATCGCAGCCGTTCTGCTCGCCGCCTTAGCCGTCCCGTCCCGCGCCCAGCCGCCCGACGCCTTGACCTTGCCCGCCGTGCTCGAGACCGCGCGCCGCGACGCGCCGTCCGTGCGCGCCGCGGCGATGCACCGCGACGCCGAGCGCGCCCTCGTCAAGAGCGAGGCCTCGCCCGACAAGCCCATGCTCGAGCTCGAGCGCGCGCGCGGTCCCGTGGGGGGGAGCCCCCTCTCCGGACCCGAGAAGACCTGGTCGGTGAGCCAGCAGATCCCTTTCCCGACGGCCTTGTACTACCGCGGACGGGCCGCCGCGCGCGAGGCCGACGCGGCCGAGGCTCAGGCCCGCTTCGCGATCGTCGCGGCGTCGGCGCGGGCGCGCGAGGCCTACGCCGACCTGTACGAGGCCGAGCGCTCGCTGGCCCTCCTCGACGAGATCGTCGACCTGCTGCGCCGATTCTCGCGCGTGGCCGAGGCCAAGTACGCGGCGGGCAAGGGCACGCAGTCCGACGCGATGAAGGCTCAGCTCGAGCTGACGCGCATGCTCAACGAGAAGGCGCTGGCCGAGGCCGCCGTCGAGGGGGCGAAGGGCTCGCTCAATTCCGCGATGGGACGCGACGAGGACTCGCCCCTGCCGCCGCTGGCGCCGCCGGCGTCGGCGCTCCCGTCGGCGTCGGGCGCGGAGCTGCGCGCCATCGCGCTCGCGGAGAACCCCGCGCTCGCGGCCGCCGTCCGGGAGAGCGAGAAGGCGCGCGCCGAGCTCGGCATGAAGCGCTCGGAGTGGCTGCCGGACCTGTCTTTACGCTATCGCCGTCGCACGGAGAACGGGATCCGCTCCCACGACGCCTCCTTGGGGTTGTCCGTCCCGTTATGGTTCTGGAAGCAGGCCGGGGCGGCGACGCACGCGGGCTACGAGGCGCGGTACGCGGACGCCCTGCGCGAGGGGGAGAGGCTCGAGGTGTTGGCCGCCCTGCGCGCGGCCCACGCCTCCGTGCGGACGCAGGCGCGCCTGCGCGACGCGTACCGCACGACGGTGATCCCGCAGGCGGAGGCGGCCCTGCGTTCGGCCGAGTCGGCGTACCAGGCGGACCGCGCCGGCTTCCTCGACCTGCTCGACGCGGGGCGCTCCTTGATCACCGCGCGCCTCGAATCGGCGCGCCATGAGGCGGATTTTGAACGAGCGATGGCGGCCCTGTCGCGGGCCGTCGGGCGAGAGACGGTTCCCTGA